The Rhodopseudomonas palustris genome window below encodes:
- a CDS encoding exodeoxyribonuclease VII small subunit: MADAAPADVRKLSFERAMEELETIVKRLEDGKVPLEESVAIYERGEALKRRCEELLRQAEARVDKITTDAQGQPVGTEPLDVQ, from the coding sequence ATGGCCGACGCCGCCCCCGCCGATGTCAGAAAGCTGAGCTTCGAGCGCGCGATGGAGGAACTCGAAACCATCGTCAAGCGGCTCGAGGACGGCAAGGTTCCGCTCGAAGAGTCGGTCGCGATCTACGAGCGCGGCGAGGCGCTGAAGCGCCGCTGCGAAGAACTGCTGCGCCAGGCCGAAGCCCGCGTCGACAAGATCACCACCGACGCCCAGGGCCAGCCGGTCGGAACCGAGCCGCTCGACGTCCAGTAG
- a CDS encoding histone deacetylase family protein translates to MTTLFLTHSACLEHHTPEGHPERAERLIAVNEALTAERFSMLSRGEAPIGSLEHIALCHTDHHIVEMRHMAPSTGIVYVDGDTSMSPGTFEAALRGVGGAVSAVDAVMKGSAANAFVATRPPGHHAEVTKPMGFCFFGNAAIAARYAQRKYGIERAAVVDFDVHHGNGTQDIFWGDRTVMYCSTHQMPLFPGTGSAGERGEHDNIVNAPLASEDGGKEFRFAFETVILPQLTRFAPELIVISAGFDAHYRDPLASLNLKAEDFAWVTQKLMDVADKTAGGRIVSVLEGGYDLQGLSESVAAHVGALMGA, encoded by the coding sequence ATGACCACGCTCTTTCTGACCCATTCCGCGTGTCTCGAGCATCACACGCCGGAAGGGCATCCCGAACGCGCCGAGCGGCTGATCGCCGTCAACGAGGCGCTGACCGCGGAGCGGTTTTCGATGCTGTCGCGCGGCGAGGCGCCGATCGGCTCGCTCGAGCACATCGCGCTGTGCCACACCGATCACCACATCGTCGAGATGCGCCACATGGCGCCGTCGACCGGCATCGTCTATGTCGACGGCGACACCTCGATGTCGCCGGGCACGTTCGAAGCCGCGTTGCGCGGCGTCGGCGGCGCGGTCTCGGCGGTCGACGCGGTGATGAAGGGCTCGGCCGCGAACGCCTTCGTCGCGACCAGGCCGCCGGGCCACCACGCCGAAGTCACCAAGCCGATGGGCTTCTGCTTCTTCGGCAACGCCGCGATCGCGGCGCGCTATGCGCAACGCAAATACGGCATCGAGCGCGCCGCGGTGGTGGATTTCGACGTCCACCACGGCAACGGCACGCAGGACATCTTCTGGGGCGACCGCACCGTGATGTACTGCTCGACGCATCAGATGCCGCTGTTTCCCGGCACCGGCTCGGCCGGCGAGCGCGGCGAGCACGACAACATCGTCAACGCGCCGCTGGCCTCGGAAGACGGCGGCAAGGAATTCCGCTTCGCGTTCGAGACCGTGATCCTGCCGCAGCTCACGCGCTTCGCACCGGAACTGATCGTGATCTCGGCCGGCTTCGACGCGCACTACCGAGATCCGCTGGCGAGCCTCAATCTCAAGGCGGAGGACTTCGCCTGGGTGACGCAGAAGCTGATGGACGTCGCCGACAAGACCGCGGGCGGCCGGATTGTCTCGGTGCTCGAGGGCGGCTATGACTTGCAGGGCCTGAGTGAATCGGTCGCCGCCCATGTCGGCGCCCTGATGGGCGCCTGA